The window GCCGTTCAAGCTGGGCGGCAACGAAGACGGCCGGTCCATGGGCGAGCGCCTGGTGGTGGACCCCGACGACCACCGCACGCTCTACCTCGGCACCCGCAAGAACGGCCTCTGGCGCAGCACCGACTACGGCGTGACCTGGAGCCAGGTCGGCGGCTTCCCCGTCAGGGACGGCGCGAGCAGCGGCGCCGGCCTGTCCTTCGTGACCTTCGGGCCGCCCGGCAGCAGGACGGTCTACGTCGGGGTGGCCGACCGGACCACCTCGCTGTACCGCTCCACCGACGGCGGCGCCACCTGGCAGGCCGTACCGGCCCAGCCCACCGGGCAGCTGCCGCAGCACGGTGTGCTGGCCGGTGACGGCTCGTTCTACCTGACCTACACCAACACGCCCGGCCCGAACGGGGTGACGGCCGGCTCGGTGTGGAAGTACACGCCGTCCACCGGGGCCTGGAAGAACATCTCGCCGTCCAGCGGCGCTTACGGCTTCGCCGGCCTGGCCGTCGACCCGCAGCACCCGTCCACGGTGATGGTCACCACGCTCGACCGCTGGTGGCCCTCCGACGAGCTCTACCGGTCGACCGACGGCGGCGCCACCTGGAAGCCGCTCGACGCGAGCGCCGTGCGCGACAACTCCGCGGCGCCGTACGTGGGTACCGGCATCGGGCACTGGATGGGCACGCTGGCCATCGACCCCTTCGACTCCGGACACGTGCTGTACGGCACCGGGTCGGGCCTGTGGGGCAGCAACGACGTGACGGCGGCGGACACCGGGCGTCCGACGCACTGGACGATCCCGGCCAGGGGCCTGGAGGAGACCGCGACGCTCGGACTGGCCAAGCCCCCCGGCCTGCCGCTGATCAGCGCGCTCGGGGATGTCGGCGGCTTCCGGCACGACGACCTGACCAAGGTTCCCGCCAAGGCGCTGACCGGGCCGCTGTTCACCAACACCACCGGCATCGACTTCGCCCAGGGCAAGCCGGAGTTCCTGGTGCGGGTCGGCCTCGGCGGTGCGCAGCACGGCGCCTGGTCCACCGACGGCGGGGTCGGCTGGACACCGTTCTCGAGCGTTCCGGTGGGCGACGCGGGCGGTGGTTCCGCGGCCGTCTCGGCGGACGGCGCCACCGTGGTGTGGACCCCTTCGGGCCAGGCTCCGTTCCTCTCCACCAACCGCGGCGCGTCCTGGACGCCGGCCGCCGGCCTGACCAAGGACACGGCCGTGGTGGCCGACCGGTCGGCGGCGAACACCTTCTACGCGCTCAGCGGCGGCACCCTGTACACCGCCACCGACGGCGGAAGGCACTTCACCGCCCGCGCCGCCGGTCTGGGCGACGGGCAGCTCAAGGCGGTTCCGGGCGTCGCCGGCGACCTCTGGATCGCCGGCGGGCGCAACGGGCTCCGGCACTCCACGGACGGCGGGTGGAGCTTCCGCAAACTCGACGGCGTGGAGCAGGCGAGCGCGGTCGGCTTCGGCAAGGCGGCGCCGGGCGCCGGCTACCAGGCCGTCTTCCTGAGCGGGAAGGTCAAGGGCGTCACCGGCCTGTTCCGTTCCACCGACGGCGGCTCGACCTGGACCAGGATCAACGACGACCAGCACCAGTTCGGCGGAAGTGTCATCAACGTCGTCGCCGGCGACCCCGACGTCTACGGCCGGGTGTACCTGGGCGGCTACGGGCGCGGCGTGCTGTACGGCGACCCTTCCTGACCGTCGCTGCCCGGGCGGGCGGCGGGCCACGCCGCCCGCCCGGGCAGCCCCTCGGGAATTCCGCGCCGGAGCGGCAACCTTTCCGGCTCCGGCGGCCACTGAGCAGTGCAACGTCGAGTCGATCTACCGAATGGATGGGAATGAGGGCAACGAAGCACGCCGCCCCGCAGTCGAGGCGCGGGCTGGTCATGGGCGTTCCGCTGGTTCTGGTGGCGGCCGGGGTGCTGGCGTTCCTGGCCTTCGCGCTCCTGCCGGGGAGCGGGGGCGGCGGGGGTAGCGGGGAGGCCGTCGCCGGACGGCCGGCCGCCGCGTCCGTCGCGGCCACCGCACCGAGCACGGGACAAGCCACCGGTCCTGCCGTCGGGACAGCGGCCGAAACGGCCGCACCGACCGCCTCCGCCGCCCCGCCCGGGACCACGCCCACCGTGGCGACGGCTTCGGCCGCCGGCACCCCGTCCCCGGCGACCGCCGCCCCCGCCCCGCCCGCCACCACCACGCCGCGGCCGTCGACCGCCGGGGCCACCCCGTCGCCCTCGGCCACCGCCCACCCGGTGCCGGCCACCGCGTCCCTGGCCGGGCGGATCAAGCCCGGGGCGAGCTACCCGGGCGTCGCGACGTCCTACGACGCGGCCGACGGCAACGGCGCCTGCTCGTTCGGCCCGTCCGGCGACCTCATGGTCGCGGCGATGAACCACACCGACTACGAGTCGGCCAAGGCGTGCGGGGCGTCCGTGCTCGTCCGCGCCGCCAACGGCGCCACCCTCACGGTCCGGATCGTCAACGAGTGCCCGCTGCCCTGCGCACCGGGGCAGCTCGACCTCAGCCACGAGGCCTTCGCCGAGCTCGCCGAGCTCTCGGTGGGCCGGCTCCCGATCACCTGGACGCTGCTGAGCCCGGGCGCGCCGGAGACGATGTCGGTCCGGTACAAGACCGGGTCGACCCAGTGGTGGTGCGGCATCCAGGCGATCGGTCACCGCAACCCGGTCGCGACGTTGGAGGTCCGGGCGCCCGGCGGCTGGCGACAGCTCCCCCGCAGCGACTACAACTACTTCCTCTCCGCCGACGGCACCGGGTGCGGGGGCCCGATCAGGGTCACCGACATCTACGGGGAACAACTGACCGTCGACGGGATCGCGTTGCAACCGGGCATCGCGCAGCCGGCCCGGGTCCAGTTCGCCCGGCATTGACCGCGCCGCTCGCCGGCCCGCCGTCCGGGCTCCGTCTCCGGGGCGGCCACCACCCGGAGCCGGTCACGGCCCCTGCTACGCTCAGCCAGGCTGTTAACGCTCACATTGCTAGGAGAGGGCGACCGGGGGAAATGCTCCTCGATGACGCGTCCGCGGAGTTCCACGACTTCTTCGAACGCCACCACGCCGAACTCGCCCGTCTCGCCCATCTCCTGACCGGCGAGACGGACGCGGCCGACGACCTCGCCGCCGACGCCCTGATCGCCCTGTGGCAGCGCTGGGACCGGCTCCGCGCGGCCGACCACCCCCTCGCCTACGCCCGCGGGGTGGTCGCCAACATGGCCCGGGAACGGATCCGCAGCGCGGTTCGCGAGCGGCGCCGGATCCTGCTGTTCTGGTCCCGGGCCCCCGAGCGGACGGACGGCCCGGACGTCGCCGCCGTGCTGGACGTCCGCGCGGC of the Kitasatospora sp. NBC_01246 genome contains:
- a CDS encoding expansin EXLX1 family cellulose-binding protein; protein product: MRATKHAAPQSRRGLVMGVPLVLVAAGVLAFLAFALLPGSGGGGGSGEAVAGRPAAASVAATAPSTGQATGPAVGTAAETAAPTASAAPPGTTPTVATASAAGTPSPATAAPAPPATTTPRPSTAGATPSPSATAHPVPATASLAGRIKPGASYPGVATSYDAADGNGACSFGPSGDLMVAAMNHTDYESAKACGASVLVRAANGATLTVRIVNECPLPCAPGQLDLSHEAFAELAELSVGRLPITWTLLSPGAPETMSVRYKTGSTQWWCGIQAIGHRNPVATLEVRAPGGWRQLPRSDYNYFLSADGTGCGGPIRVTDIYGEQLTVDGIALQPGIAQPARVQFARH
- a CDS encoding SigE family RNA polymerase sigma factor, with translation MLLDDASAEFHDFFERHHAELARLAHLLTGETDAADDLAADALIALWQRWDRLRAADHPLAYARGVVANMARERIRSAVRERRRILLFWSRAPERTDGPDVAAVLDVRAALARLPFRKRACVVLRHAFDLSEKDTAVALGISVGTVKSQTSKAMAELEGALGARAVGELAAGRRNR
- a CDS encoding RICIN domain-containing protein; its protein translation is MNETDPTADGSTRHDRAAGGRRRTRGRHRRRWTTLGLALGVPGVLGPYLLLVQADSKAASVDPTAYYTLVSVRSDKALDVPGADAADGVRIRQAGRAAGAASQQWQLKLVGDGFYEVENRSSHKVIGVRGASTEPAAAVEQQTDHGSAAQQWRMQDVGGGAVKLVSRSSGMVLDVWGGSDGEGVPLIQYADRGSTNQHWRLVKVDGTGGYAWHNAQIVGGGFVTGLVFNPARKDLLYARTDIGGAYRWDAAASRWTSLTDWIGGDDWNLLGIESLATDPVDPGRLYLASGTYTNDWAGNGAILRSTDQGRTFQRTDLPFKLGGNEDGRSMGERLVVDPDDHRTLYLGTRKNGLWRSTDYGVTWSQVGGFPVRDGASSGAGLSFVTFGPPGSRTVYVGVADRTTSLYRSTDGGATWQAVPAQPTGQLPQHGVLAGDGSFYLTYTNTPGPNGVTAGSVWKYTPSTGAWKNISPSSGAYGFAGLAVDPQHPSTVMVTTLDRWWPSDELYRSTDGGATWKPLDASAVRDNSAAPYVGTGIGHWMGTLAIDPFDSGHVLYGTGSGLWGSNDVTAADTGRPTHWTIPARGLEETATLGLAKPPGLPLISALGDVGGFRHDDLTKVPAKALTGPLFTNTTGIDFAQGKPEFLVRVGLGGAQHGAWSTDGGVGWTPFSSVPVGDAGGGSAAVSADGATVVWTPSGQAPFLSTNRGASWTPAAGLTKDTAVVADRSAANTFYALSGGTLYTATDGGRHFTARAAGLGDGQLKAVPGVAGDLWIAGGRNGLRHSTDGGWSFRKLDGVEQASAVGFGKAAPGAGYQAVFLSGKVKGVTGLFRSTDGGSTWTRINDDQHQFGGSVINVVAGDPDVYGRVYLGGYGRGVLYGDPS